A genome region from Chlorobaculum tepidum TLS includes the following:
- a CDS encoding UDP-N-acetylmuramoyl-L-alanyl-D-glutamate--2,6-diaminopimelate ligase, with the protein MKEIREGAPGAQLDDLVAALGALAERRGGDGARAVITGVTCDSRAVTPGALFVAVRGLVADGHHFIGAAIEAGAVAVACEELPAAYSDSVTWLVVPDARKALAELSKAFYGNASDKLMLIGVTGTNGKTTTARLVTSMLNASGVAAGYIGTGLCRIGNHDIPLERTTPEPNRLHDLFRQMVDAGCRAAVMEVSSHSLVLDRVHGLFFRAAVFTNLTPEHLDFHETMEEYAEAKRLLFDQLNAEGFAVINADDPRAEFMAARLAPERVFCCSTGDNTSLCDPARRFHAVITASTVEGSKADVTFDGQSMAMQVPLPGAYNVMNMLEAFTVGVGLGIDPATALRSLAAADAIAGRMERIWSRDRSRCAVVDYAHTPDALQKALEALRAVTPADAKLAVVFGCGGNRDRQKRPEMGRIAAELADRVILTSDNPRDENPEAILDEVEAGMAGRVHLRIADRAEAIRRAVEQLGAGDILLVAGKGHEAYQEIRGVKHHFSDRECLEACFAQMK; encoded by the coding sequence ATGAAGGAAATCCGCGAAGGAGCGCCGGGTGCGCAGCTCGACGACCTGGTCGCCGCTCTCGGCGCGCTGGCTGAACGCCGGGGCGGCGACGGAGCGCGAGCCGTCATCACGGGCGTGACCTGCGACTCGCGGGCGGTCACGCCGGGTGCGCTCTTCGTGGCGGTGCGTGGCCTCGTCGCCGACGGCCACCACTTCATCGGCGCGGCCATCGAAGCGGGCGCGGTGGCGGTGGCGTGCGAAGAGCTTCCGGCTGCGTACAGCGATTCGGTCACCTGGCTCGTCGTGCCGGACGCCCGAAAGGCGCTCGCCGAACTCTCGAAAGCCTTTTACGGCAACGCTTCGGACAAGCTCATGCTCATCGGCGTAACCGGCACCAACGGCAAGACCACCACCGCGCGGCTCGTCACCTCGATGCTCAACGCATCGGGCGTCGCCGCCGGATACATCGGCACCGGCCTCTGCCGCATCGGCAATCACGACATTCCGCTCGAACGCACCACTCCCGAGCCGAACAGGCTTCACGATCTTTTCCGCCAGATGGTCGATGCCGGATGCCGGGCGGCGGTGATGGAGGTCTCCTCCCACTCACTGGTGCTCGACAGAGTGCATGGCCTCTTCTTCCGCGCCGCCGTCTTCACCAACCTCACGCCGGAGCACCTCGACTTTCACGAAACGATGGAGGAGTACGCCGAAGCCAAGCGCCTGCTCTTCGACCAGCTCAACGCCGAGGGCTTCGCCGTCATCAACGCCGACGATCCCCGTGCGGAGTTCATGGCCGCCAGGCTTGCGCCGGAGCGCGTTTTCTGCTGCTCGACCGGCGATAATACATCGCTCTGCGATCCGGCTCGTCGCTTCCATGCGGTCATCACCGCTTCGACGGTCGAAGGCTCGAAAGCCGATGTCACGTTTGACGGACAGTCGATGGCGATGCAGGTTCCTCTGCCGGGCGCGTACAACGTGATGAACATGCTCGAAGCGTTCACGGTCGGCGTCGGCCTCGGCATCGATCCCGCTACCGCGCTTCGCAGCCTCGCCGCCGCCGATGCGATCGCGGGCCGAATGGAGCGCATCTGGAGCCGCGACCGCAGCCGCTGCGCCGTGGTCGATTACGCTCACACGCCTGACGCCTTGCAAAAGGCGCTCGAAGCCCTGCGCGCGGTGACGCCTGCCGACGCGAAGCTCGCGGTGGTCTTTGGCTGTGGTGGCAACCGCGACCGGCAGAAGCGCCCCGAAATGGGCCGCATCGCCGCCGAACTGGCCGACAGGGTGATTCTCACTTCCGACAATCCACGGGACGAAAATCCGGAAGCGATTCTCGACGAGGTCGAGGCAGGCATGGCGGGCCGGGTGCATCTACGCATCGCCGACCGTGCCGAGGCGATCCGCCGGGCGGTCGAGCAGCTCGGTGCGGGCGATATTCTGCTGGTGGCAGGAAAAGGGCACGAAGCGTATCAGGAGATCAGGGGCGTGAAGCACCACTTTTCCGACCGCGAGTGTCTGGAGGCATGTTTTGCGCAAATGAAATGA
- a CDS encoding penicillin-binding transpeptidase domain-containing protein: protein MNQARTTPENHRGTSDHEFSLRLGIMVALMLLFCLAIVSKLLGIQVFDVKKYRAKASRQYETIVTEKARRGRILDRYGRPLAESVESISFYADPEQVNDAGATAKLFANTFGKSRDYYLDLLRKNKRFVWLERNVPVSQAAKLMSLKIKGVGFRREQHRYYLNVAAQLIGLTDRDNKGISGLEKSFESQLSGRDGVRIFQRSATGERYPAPDADQVQPLAGNDVTLTIDADVQGILEEEIAQAVKEFKASGAMGIIMDVRTGEIIAMANYPTFDLNRRSGLTADQMRNRAVTDMFEPGSTFKIVMASAATEALGWRAETPVDGHGGSITIYGKQVRDHEPFGAMNFQKAITESSNVVAASTAMRVGATTFYRYAHALGFGQKTGVGLIGESGGFLKPVSRWGKMTLPWMGYGYQVMATPLQVLQAYATLANDGVRMRPFIIKRVSGPDGKTIEETRPLKVVQALKPETAHYMAREYFRAVVEKGTGMSAKIEGIPVAGKTGTAQKLHNGSYQGWRYYVASFVGFFPYDNPQYAAIIVVDEPQTAYYASAVAAPVFSRVCGRAVACSLEMQKRLSMKSPEKELLDRVSTVVVPELKGLRESEAAKLLEWNGLKLEPSGSSGGSVTSQSIAPGTKVQKETTVRVRLAKRVQNK, encoded by the coding sequence ATGAACCAGGCGAGAACAACACCGGAGAACCACCGCGGCACCAGCGACCATGAATTCAGCCTGCGCCTTGGCATTATGGTTGCGCTCATGCTGCTGTTTTGCCTGGCGATCGTCTCGAAGCTGCTGGGCATCCAGGTGTTCGATGTCAAAAAATACCGAGCGAAAGCGAGCCGGCAATACGAGACGATCGTAACCGAAAAAGCCCGGCGGGGGCGCATTCTCGACCGTTACGGTCGTCCGCTTGCCGAGAGCGTCGAGAGCATCTCTTTCTACGCCGATCCGGAGCAGGTGAACGATGCCGGCGCTACAGCAAAACTGTTTGCGAACACCTTCGGCAAGAGCCGCGACTACTATCTCGATCTGCTTCGCAAGAACAAGCGTTTTGTCTGGCTGGAGCGCAACGTGCCGGTATCGCAGGCCGCGAAACTGATGAGTCTCAAAATCAAGGGTGTAGGGTTCCGGCGCGAGCAGCATCGCTACTACCTGAACGTGGCCGCCCAGCTCATCGGCCTGACCGATCGCGACAACAAGGGGATCAGCGGACTCGAAAAGAGCTTCGAAAGCCAGCTCAGCGGACGCGACGGCGTGCGGATTTTTCAGCGCTCGGCAACCGGCGAACGCTATCCGGCTCCCGACGCCGATCAGGTGCAGCCCCTTGCAGGCAATGATGTGACGCTGACCATCGACGCCGATGTGCAGGGGATCCTTGAAGAGGAGATTGCACAGGCGGTCAAGGAGTTCAAGGCCAGTGGCGCGATGGGCATCATCATGGATGTCCGGACGGGTGAAATCATCGCGATGGCCAACTACCCCACTTTCGATCTGAACCGCAGGAGCGGGCTGACCGCCGATCAAATGCGCAATCGTGCCGTTACCGATATGTTTGAGCCGGGCTCGACCTTCAAGATCGTCATGGCCTCGGCGGCCACCGAGGCGCTCGGCTGGAGGGCGGAAACACCGGTGGACGGCCACGGCGGGTCGATCACCATCTACGGCAAGCAGGTGCGGGATCACGAACCGTTCGGAGCGATGAACTTCCAGAAGGCGATCACCGAGTCGAGCAACGTCGTCGCGGCGAGCACCGCCATGCGGGTCGGAGCCACGACCTTTTACCGCTACGCCCACGCCCTCGGCTTTGGCCAGAAAACCGGCGTCGGCCTCATCGGCGAATCGGGCGGATTTCTCAAGCCGGTTTCGCGCTGGGGCAAAATGACGCTGCCGTGGATGGGATACGGCTATCAGGTGATGGCCACGCCACTCCAGGTGCTTCAGGCCTACGCAACGCTCGCCAACGACGGCGTGCGCATGAGACCCTTCATCATCAAAAGAGTGAGCGGGCCTGACGGCAAGACCATCGAAGAGACCAGGCCGCTGAAGGTGGTGCAGGCGCTGAAGCCGGAAACGGCCCATTACATGGCGCGGGAATATTTCCGCGCGGTGGTCGAAAAGGGCACCGGCATGTCGGCGAAAATCGAGGGAATTCCGGTCGCCGGAAAGACCGGCACGGCCCAGAAGCTGCACAACGGCAGCTATCAAGGGTGGCGCTACTACGTAGCGTCGTTCGTTGGATTTTTCCCTTACGACAATCCTCAGTATGCTGCGATTATCGTTGTCGATGAGCCGCAGACAGCGTATTATGCGTCAGCCGTGGCGGCTCCGGTTTTTTCGAGGGTCTGCGGCCGCGCGGTAGCCTGCTCTCTGGAGATGCAGAAACGGCTGAGCATGAAATCCCCCGAAAAGGAGCTGCTTGACCGCGTTTCGACAGTGGTTGTTCCAGAGCTGAAAGGATTGCGTGAGAGCGAAGCCGCCAAGCTACTTGAATGGAACGGCTTGAAGCTGGAACCATCGGGGAGCAGCGGCGGCAGCGTGACCTCGCAGAGCATCGCGCCCGGCACGAAGGTACAGAAAGAAACAACGGTCAGGGTTCGCCTGGCGAAAAGGGTTCAGAACAAGTAA
- the rsmH gene encoding 16S rRNA (cytosine(1402)-N(4))-methyltransferase RsmH has translation MDYQDYHEPVLARESVSLLVTLPGIYIDGTLGGGGHSLQLLRHLQTLNGDSLLVGIDQDTHALEAAGKKLGEFGDRRRLVRGNFGMVKELVEPMMRGAGNGLPVMGFLLDLGVSSFQIDTPERGFSYLKDGPLDMRMDPDGPLTAADIVNGYEEAALAKLFFRYGEEPLGGRIARAIVSARSSAPLTTTGELAEVIRAACPRKDLAIKTLSRIYQALRIEVNDELGVLEQALEDGFELLSSGGRFAVISYHSLEDRIVKRFFAAKTSADWGPKGLALREPLKPAEAVLVVRKPLEATAEEISRNPRSRSARLRVIQKL, from the coding sequence ATGGATTACCAGGACTATCATGAGCCGGTGCTGGCCAGGGAATCCGTATCGCTGCTGGTCACCCTCCCGGGGATATACATCGACGGCACCCTTGGCGGAGGTGGCCATTCTCTGCAACTGCTTCGGCATCTTCAAACGCTTAACGGTGATTCGCTCCTTGTCGGCATCGATCAGGATACTCATGCCCTCGAAGCTGCGGGGAAGAAACTCGGGGAGTTTGGTGACCGGCGCCGCCTGGTCAGGGGCAATTTCGGCATGGTGAAAGAGCTCGTGGAGCCAATGATGCGGGGCGCGGGGAACGGTCTTCCGGTCATGGGTTTTCTGCTCGATCTCGGGGTGTCATCGTTTCAGATCGATACGCCAGAGCGCGGATTCAGCTATCTCAAGGACGGCCCTCTCGATATGCGAATGGACCCGGACGGGCCGCTGACCGCCGCCGATATTGTCAACGGGTATGAAGAGGCTGCGCTGGCAAAGCTGTTCTTCCGGTATGGCGAGGAGCCGCTTGGCGGCAGAATCGCCAGGGCGATTGTCTCGGCGAGAAGTTCCGCGCCACTGACGACGACCGGCGAGCTGGCCGAAGTGATCAGGGCGGCCTGCCCCAGAAAAGACCTGGCGATCAAGACACTGTCGAGAATTTATCAGGCATTGCGCATTGAGGTCAACGATGAACTCGGCGTTCTTGAACAGGCTTTAGAGGATGGCTTCGAGCTGCTTTCATCGGGCGGGCGGTTCGCGGTCATCAGCTACCATTCGCTGGAGGATAGGATCGTCAAACGCTTTTTTGCAGCCAAAACGTCGGCGGACTGGGGCCCAAAGGGGCTCGCGCTCCGCGAACCGCTGAAGCCTGCCGAAGCGGTGCTGGTGGTCAGAAAGCCGCTCGAAGCCACGGCTGAAGAAATCAGCCGCAATCCGAGATCGAGAAGTGCGCGTCTCAGAGTCATTCAGAAACTGTAA
- the mraZ gene encoding division/cell wall cluster transcriptional repressor MraZ yields the protein MPGFIGREQHSVDEKGRLLIPARFRRRFLLQENDPATGAPSRSPVLYVFKADDGSLELYEPSVWSEKEQQLLKLSDFNPDERLLTTMIYARLDQTELDRSGRIALSREMLDHAGIVKDAVIIGANAKMTVWEPLRLERLLSDNASRFAPLANRYI from the coding sequence GTGCCCGGATTTATCGGAAGAGAACAGCATAGTGTCGATGAAAAGGGGCGGCTTCTGATTCCCGCCCGGTTTCGACGCCGGTTCCTCTTGCAGGAGAACGATCCCGCCACGGGCGCTCCGAGCCGCTCTCCGGTGCTCTACGTGTTCAAGGCCGATGACGGCTCGCTCGAACTCTACGAACCGTCGGTCTGGAGCGAAAAGGAGCAGCAACTGCTCAAACTTTCTGATTTCAATCCCGATGAGCGCCTGTTGACCACCATGATCTATGCGCGCCTCGACCAGACGGAGCTTGATCGCTCCGGGCGCATCGCGCTGTCGCGGGAGATGCTCGATCATGCCGGCATCGTCAAGGATGCGGTCATCATCGGGGCCAACGCGAAAATGACGGTCTGGGAGCCGCTCCGTCTGGAACGGCTGCTAAGCGATAACGCGAGCCGGTTCGCACCACTTGCAAACCGGTACATCTGA
- a CDS encoding AMP-binding protein yields MTNAPSNAPWLSHYDEGIPSSLAPYPRVTLPDILREAARKHPEDPALLFLGNTISYGELERESNAFAAALHASEVRKGNRVAVLLPNSPQMIIAEFGIWKAGGIAVMLNPLWTEHELERAIDECEAEIAVVLAPFYEKINHLRSRTSLKTVVITDLHDYFPAAMRNASPANGAVATMLQSSDLRMPAMIESYSGSQTPAVEVSPKDPALFIFSGGTTGKPKCAIGRHEASVMNGMQVDAWFRPVLGSDRVPVMLNLPLHHVYPQVAIIGYGFVTRSPLVLIPDPRDFELLIKTIKQYKVGLLPGIPTLFNALAAHPLLKEAPGSLDSLKLIISAAAPLHNKTRRRFKELTGATIIDAYGLTEAMVSPVCQPLNGIRKNGSVGLPVPDVEMRIVDADTGIEVLPSMEIGEIVIRSPQLMTGYWKNPEETAEVLRDGWLYTGDLGYIDDDGYLYIVDRKKDVIKPSGFQVWPSEVEEVIAMHPAVLETGVAGVPDDYQSEAVKAWVVLHKGHSLDAEQLKNWCRQTLAPYKVPKHIEFCEQLPKSALGKVLRQALVEQHLTS; encoded by the coding sequence ATGACTAACGCACCCTCTAACGCACCTTGGCTCAGCCATTACGACGAGGGCATACCGAGCTCCCTTGCGCCCTATCCACGGGTAACCCTGCCGGATATTCTGCGTGAAGCCGCACGGAAGCACCCCGAAGACCCGGCGCTGCTTTTCCTGGGAAACACCATTTCCTACGGGGAGCTTGAACGGGAGAGCAACGCCTTCGCCGCAGCCCTGCATGCCAGCGAAGTGCGCAAAGGAAACCGTGTCGCCGTGCTCCTGCCCAATTCCCCCCAGATGATTATCGCCGAATTCGGTATCTGGAAAGCCGGCGGTATCGCCGTGATGCTCAATCCGCTCTGGACGGAGCACGAGCTTGAACGCGCGATCGACGAATGCGAAGCTGAAATCGCTGTGGTGCTTGCTCCGTTCTATGAAAAGATCAACCATCTCCGGTCGAGAACTTCGTTAAAAACGGTCGTTATCACCGACCTGCACGACTATTTTCCCGCAGCAATGCGCAACGCCTCTCCGGCAAACGGAGCGGTAGCCACAATGTTGCAATCGAGCGACCTCAGGATGCCGGCAATGATCGAAAGCTACTCCGGTTCGCAAACGCCGGCCGTCGAAGTATCCCCAAAAGACCCTGCACTGTTTATCTTTTCCGGCGGAACGACCGGCAAGCCCAAATGCGCTATTGGCCGTCACGAGGCCTCTGTCATGAACGGGATGCAGGTCGATGCCTGGTTCAGACCTGTGCTCGGTTCCGACCGGGTTCCGGTGATGCTCAACCTGCCGCTGCATCATGTCTATCCGCAGGTTGCCATTATAGGTTATGGCTTCGTCACTCGCTCGCCGCTGGTGCTCATCCCCGATCCCCGGGACTTCGAATTGCTGATCAAAACGATCAAGCAGTACAAGGTCGGATTGCTACCGGGCATCCCCACGCTGTTCAACGCGCTGGCCGCCCATCCGCTGCTTAAAGAAGCGCCCGGTTCCCTCGACTCCCTCAAGCTGATCATCTCCGCCGCCGCACCGCTGCATAACAAAACAAGACGCCGTTTCAAGGAGCTGACCGGAGCAACGATCATAGATGCGTACGGACTGACCGAAGCCATGGTCTCCCCGGTCTGCCAGCCGCTTAACGGCATCAGGAAAAACGGGTCGGTCGGCCTGCCGGTACCGGATGTCGAAATGCGCATCGTCGATGCCGACACGGGCATCGAAGTGTTGCCCTCAATGGAGATCGGCGAAATCGTCATCCGTTCGCCCCAGCTCATGACTGGTTACTGGAAAAATCCCGAAGAGACCGCCGAAGTGCTGCGTGACGGTTGGCTGTACACCGGGGATCTCGGGTACATCGATGATGACGGCTATCTCTACATTGTCGACAGAAAGAAGGATGTAATCAAGCCAAGCGGATTCCAGGTCTGGCCGAGCGAGGTCGAGGAGGTGATCGCCATGCACCCCGCCGTGCTCGAAACCGGTGTGGCCGGCGTACCCGACGACTATCAGAGCGAGGCGGTCAAGGCTTGGGTGGTGCTGCACAAAGGGCATTCGCTGGACGCGGAACAGCTGAAGAACTGGTGCCGCCAGACGCTGGCCCCATACAAAGTGCCGAAGCACATCGAATTCTGCGAGCAGTTACCCAAATCAGCTCTCGGCAAGGTGCTCCGCCAGGCGCTCGTCGAGCAGCACCTCACCAGCTGA